The following proteins are encoded in a genomic region of Nicotiana sylvestris chromosome 4, ASM39365v2, whole genome shotgun sequence:
- the LOC138889627 gene encoding uncharacterized protein: MTIKLVVSGLTLNIISAYAPQIGLDQEVKRRFWEDLDEMVRGISHTEKLFIGGDFNCHIGGTPVGYDNVHDGFGFGDRNEGGTSLLDFSRAFDLVIANSSFPKKREHLVTF; this comes from the coding sequence ATGACTATTAAGCTAGTTGTTAGTGGTCTTACTTTGAACATAATCAGTGCGTACGCACCCCAAATTGGCTTGGATCAGGAAGTCAAAAGGCGTTTCTGGGAGGACTTAGATGAAATGGTGCGTGGTATCTCGCACACCGAGAAGCttttcataggaggagatttcaactGCCACATTGGAGGGACGCCTGTGGGGTATGATAATGTGCATGATGGCTTTGGTTTTGGAGATAGAAACGAAGGAGGAACGTCTCTGCTGGATTTTTCTAGAGCTTTTGATTTGGTGATAGCAAACTCGAGTTTCCCGAAGAAGAGGGAGCACTTGGTCACCTTCTAA